One genomic window of Quercus lobata isolate SW786 chromosome 9, ValleyOak3.0 Primary Assembly, whole genome shotgun sequence includes the following:
- the LOC115961140 gene encoding uncharacterized protein LOC115961140, whose translation MDDDLSENHRKCVDPSVDGYDFTMGGMAIGTVEAKGGSTPGVVSHTENLCDAEGSLEAARMDIEGGGTRKTAFRSHVRELVRIHDPAILIVMETRVGGDRAKAITDDLPFDGAVHTDTMGYAGGLWLLWNGDRVEINQLAITKQEIHVAVKAWSHSSSLAQAIELFTNEAIRWNKEHFGNIFFRKKTIMARLNGIQRAMSVNPSAFLLNLENELLKDLDVVLNQEEELWALKSRVNWMIQGDRNTAFYHVSTLVRRKRNKILAIKNTVGEWLYKEEEVKDFVMNGYRDIYTTSFWCDSFLHPRITSWQARLSEEEKCSISGELSEEDIKAALWSLKAFKAPGSDGLHAGFFQKFWLTVGSSVISEVKKVFAERRVPEYLNTTLIALIPKIQGSETLSNYRPISLCNTVYKIVSKIIVARLRPYLDKLISPCQSAFVPGRKGIDNAIIAQEVIHSLSKKKGKVGYMALKIDLEKACDKLEWSFIRDMLIRINLPTDLIETIMSCVTTVSTSIVFNGEALDPIFPSRGLRQGDPLSPYLFILCIDFLGQLIEEKCSANLWKPIKVSQSEPSVSHLMFADDLVLFAKAYNINCCAIRDVLDEFCKMSGQIVSESKSRVFFSPNVDMDDREAFCDILGFSSTPCLGKYLGIPIRQPGRFSREYNFILDRVKQKLARWKANLLSLVGRAVLIQASLAAIPSYVMQCASLPGRVLDGIDRVNRNFLWGTTENQRKMHWVGWQKVTKTKEEGGLGLQTAKGRNTALLAKLNWRFHSEKDSLWAKVLKQKYCSGRRANVINADRLPCSQGPLTREADQLMVKDVLTDMGWDWSCIPFVLPTDVKDLILAMPVPLTNRGADRLVWAGSARGGFDVKSAYMLAVDSNKIPPLPVGWIWKINTLPRIKTFIWRCVHDSIGVKGYLVRRGVGTDDLCPICREEKETVLHALHDCPWPRTLWLQLGVRNMNQDFWRSEPQEWFGSDGSLGSRTMHSKSQWSMLFSFAIWMLWKSRNQVVFMGKAQNPNLLAEIENHVTEFMYCVSSPRCPVPRVVVVCRWEKPPVGWMKLNSDGCAIGSPGLAGCGGVVNLDIPALIVEMDAKSIVDIFCRNGYVNEVISPILDDCRMLINNFQQIQVNHVFRQSNCCADALARIGADQALDFRSFESPPVDVSDLVEQDKSGLYFNKRCPVPG comes from the exons ATGGATGATGATCTATCTGAGAATCACCGTAAGTGTGTTGATCCTTCTGTGGATGGGTATGATTTTACTATGGGGGGAATGGCTATCGGAACTGTGGAGGCTAAAGGAGGTTCGACACCTGGTGTGGTCAGCCATACCGAAAATTTATGCGATGCCGAGGGTAGCCTTGAAGCGGCTAGAATGGATATTGAGGGTGGAG GTACGCGGAAAACCGCGTTTAGAAGTCATGTTAGAGAATTAGTTCGCATCCATGATCCAGCTATTTTAATAGTGATGGAGACTCGTGTTGGTGGAGATAGGGCGAAGGCGATTACAGATGATTTGCCGTTTGATGGAGCTGTCCACACCGATACCATGGGCTATGCGGGTGGGTTATGGCTGCTGTGGAATGGAGATAGAGTGGAGATCAACCAATTAGCAATTACTAAACAAGAAATTCATGTGGCTGTTAAG GCCTGGAGTCATAGCTCGAGTCTAGCTCAGGCTATTGAGCTTTTCACTAATGAGGCTATCAGGTGGAATAAGGAGCATTTCGGTAATATCTTCTTTAGGAAAAAGACAATTATGGCAAGGTTAAATGGTATTCAGAGAGCTATGTCAGTTAATCCTTCAGCTTTTCTCCTTAACCTTGAAAATGAACTTCTAAAGGATCTTGATGTTGTGTTGAACCAGGAAGAGGAGCTGTGGGCTTTAAAATCGAGAGTTAATTGGATGATTCAAGGGGATAGGAATACGGCTTTCTATCATGTGTCTACCTTGGTGAGAAGGAAGAGGAATAAGATTTTGGCTATCAAAAACACAGTGGGTGAGTGGTTATATAAGGAGGAGGAGGTCAAAGATTTTGTGATGAATGGGTATAGGGATATATATACTACTTCTTTCTGGTGTGATTCCTTTCTTCATCCTCGAATTACTTCCTGGCAGGCTAGGCTGTCGGAGGAGGAAAAATGTAGTATTAGTGGGGAGCTGTCAGAGGAGGATATAAAAGCCGCATTATGGTCTTTGAAAGCTTTTAAGGCTCCCGGCTCGGATGGGCTGCATGCTGGGTTTTTCCAAAAGTTCTGGCTCACTGTGGGCAGCTCAGTTATTTCTGAAGTTAAAAAAGTTTTTGCTGAGAGGAGAGTCCCGGAGTACCTCAACACAACTCTTATCGCTCTTATTCCAAAGATCCAAGGTTCGGAGACGCTCAGTAATTATAGACCTATCAGCTTGTGTAATACAGTGTATAAAATAGTGTCGAAGATTATTGTCGCTAGATTGAGACCGTATCTGGACAAGCTTATCTCTCCTTGTCAATCAGCCTTCGTGCCGGGTAGAAAAGGTATTGATAATGCTATTATAGCACAGGAGGTTATCCATTCCCTTAGCAAAAAGAAGGGGAAAGTGGGTTACATGGCTTTGAAGATTGATCTTGAGAAGGCGTGTGATAAATTGGAGTGGAGTTTCATCCGAGATATGCTTATTAGGATCAATTTGCCTACTGATCTGATTGAAACCATTATGAGTTGTGTAACGACGGTCTCCACGTCAATTGTTTTTAATGGGGAAGCTCTGGATCCAATTTTTCCGTCAAGAGGGTTAAGGCAAGGGGACCCTCTTTCTCCCTACCTCTTCATCCTTTGCATTGATTTCCTTGGTCAACTTATTGAGGAAAAATGTAGTGCTAATCTTTGGAAGCCGATTAAGGTCTCCCAAAGCGAGCCTTCAGTTTCCCATTTGATGTTCGCGGATGATTTGGTTCTCTTTGCCAAAGCATATAATATTAATTGCTGTGCCATTAGAGATGTGTTGGATGAGTTTTGCAAAATGTCAGGGCAAATAGTTAGTGAATCTAAGTCGAGGGTGTTCTTCTCTCCCAATGTTGATATGGATGATAGGGAAGCCTTTTGTGATATCCTTGGTTTTTCCTCCACGCCATGCTTAGGAAAATACTTGGGTATTCCCATTAGGCAGCCGGGTAGGTTTTCTCGTGAGTACAACTTCATTCTTGATAGAGTGAAACAGAAGTTAGCGCGTTGGAAAGCAAATTTGCTCTCTCTAGTGGGGCGTGCGGTTCTCATCCAAGCTTCCTTAGCAGCTATTCCCTCCTATGTAATGCAGTGTGCTTCTCTTCCGGGTAGAGTGTTGGATGGTATAGATCGGGTCAACCGTAATTTTTTGTGGGGTACTACGGAAAATCAGAGGAAGATGCACTGGGTTGGGTGGCAAAAAGTGACTAAGACGAAGGAGGAAGGAGGTTTGGGCCTTCAAACGGCTAAAGGAAGAAACACTGCTCTCCTGGCCAAATTGAACTGGAGATTTCACTCTGAGAAGGATTCCCTTTGGGCCAAGGTTTTAAAGCAGAAATATTGCTCTGGGAGGAGAGCTAATGTTATAAATGCAGATCGGCTTCCGTGTTCTCAG GGGCCTTTGACTCGTGAAGCTGATCAATTAATGGTGAAGGATGTGTTGACTGATATGGGTTGGGATTGGAGTTGTATTCCTTTTGTTCTGCCTACAGATGTTAAAGATTTGATTCTAGCCATGCCGGTGCCGCTCACTAATAGAGGGGCTGATAGATTAGTTTGGGCAGGCAGTGCTAGAGGCGGGTTTGATGTCAAAAGTGCGTACATGCTGGCTGTAGATTCAAACAAAATTCCCCCCTTGCCGGTGGGGTGGATCTGGAAAATTAATACGCTCCCTAGGATTAAAACTTTTATTTGGAGATGTGTCCATGATAGTATTGGGGTGAAGGGCTACCTGGTTAGGAGGGGAGTTGGGACGGATGATTTATGCCCAATTTGCCGAGAAGAAAAGGAAACGGTGTTACATGCTCTTCATGATTGTCCCTGGCCTAGGACGCTTTGGTTGCAGCTGGGAGTTAGGAATATGAACCAAGACTTTTGGAGGAGCGAGCCTCAAGAATGGTTTGGTTCGGATGGGAGTTTAGGCAGTAGGACCATGCACAGTAAATCCCAGTGGAGCATGTTATTCTCCTTTGCCATTTGGATGTTATGGAAAAGTAGGAACCAGGTGGTCTTTATGGGTAAAGCTCAGAATCCAAATCTTTTGGCTGAAATTGAGAATCATGTAACTGAATTCATGTATTGTGTTAGCTCTCCGAGGTGTCCCGTGCCTAGAGTAGTTGTTGTGTGTCGTTGGGAGAAGCCGCCAGTGGGCTGGATGAAGCTAAATTCTGATGGGTGCGCTATTGGTAGTCCGGGTCTTGCTGGCTGTGGTGGTGTAGT CAATTTGGACATTCCTGCTCTTATAGTCGAAATGG